A genomic segment from Deltaproteobacteria bacterium encodes:
- a CDS encoding 2-oxoglutarate oxidoreductase: MRVIAKRPEGLTKTRLTYCPGCLHGVAHRIIAESMDELGITDRTIGIAPVGCAVFAYNFFSCDMIQSPHGRAPAMATGIKRARPDCVVFTYQGDGDLAAIGMAEIVHAANRNEKIAVFFVNNAIYGMTGGQMAPTTLPGMKATTAPYGRDVEDTGYPIRVCELLSSLKMTYYIERVSLLSPKEIIKAKKAVKKALKYNAEGRGFTLVEMISTCPTNWGMDPLKSRVWARESMLPVFPLGVYRDRGVEDTPTPEKK; the protein is encoded by the coding sequence ATGAGAGTTATAGCCAAACGCCCGGAAGGGCTCACAAAAACCCGGCTGACGTACTGCCCCGGCTGCCTGCACGGCGTGGCCCACCGCATCATCGCCGAATCCATGGACGAGCTTGGCATAACCGACCGCACCATAGGCATAGCGCCGGTTGGCTGCGCGGTTTTCGCGTACAACTTTTTCTCCTGCGACATGATCCAGTCGCCCCACGGTCGCGCGCCCGCCATGGCCACCGGCATCAAGCGCGCCCGGCCCGACTGCGTGGTCTTCACCTACCAGGGCGACGGCGACCTTGCGGCCATCGGCATGGCGGAAATCGTCCACGCCGCCAACCGCAACGAGAAAATCGCGGTCTTTTTCGTCAACAACGCAATTTACGGCATGACCGGCGGCCAGATGGCCCCCACCACCCTTCCGGGCATGAAGGCCACCACGGCCCCCTACGGGCGCGACGTGGAGGACACCGGCTATCCCATAAGGGTGTGCGAGCTTCTTTCAAGCCTCAAGATGACCTATTACATAGAGCGCGTAAGCCTTCTGTCGCCCAAGGAAATCATAAAGGCCAAGAAGGCCGTGAAGAAGGCTCTCAAGTACAACGCCGAGGGGCGCGGCTTCACCCTGGTTGAAATGATTTCCACCTGCCCCACCAACTGGGGCATGGACCCGCTCAAAAGCAGGGTCTGGGCCAGGGAAAGCATGCTTCCCGTGTTCCCGCTTGGCGTTTACAGGGACCGGGGAGTCGAGGACACACCCACGCCGGAGAAGAAGTGA
- a CDS encoding 2-oxoacid:acceptor oxidoreductase family protein, whose product MMRIRILCAGFGGQGALLIGKLVAEAAMAEGNHVTWLPSYGPEMRGGTANVMVIVSDKPIGSPIFTRIDALVALNQPSLEKFAPQCISGSNILSNSSLCTEIPVPEGVTLVNAPFTRIAEEVGDTKVSNMVGLGALIEMTRCVERKTVEEHLHQMLEKKNPWLLELNLSAISRGADYMAAIKKGAALRA is encoded by the coding sequence ATCATGAGAATCAGAATATTATGCGCCGGTTTCGGCGGCCAGGGGGCGCTTCTGATAGGAAAGCTCGTGGCCGAGGCTGCAATGGCCGAGGGAAATCACGTTACCTGGCTTCCCTCCTACGGCCCGGAAATGCGCGGCGGCACCGCAAACGTCATGGTGATCGTCTCCGACAAGCCCATCGGAAGCCCCATCTTCACCCGCATAGACGCCCTGGTGGCCCTCAATCAGCCGTCCCTGGAAAAATTCGCGCCCCAGTGCATATCAGGCTCGAACATCCTTTCCAATTCCAGTCTCTGCACGGAAATTCCGGTGCCTGAGGGCGTCACCCTTGTAAACGCCCCCTTCACCCGCATAGCCGAGGAAGTGGGCGACACCAAGGTCTCCAACATGGTGGGCCTGGGCGCTCTTATCGAGATGACCCGCTGCGTGGAACGCAAGACCGTTGAAGAGCACCTGCACCAGATGCTGGAAAAGAAGAACCCCTGGCTTCTGGAGCTCAATCTCTCCGCCATTTCGCGCGGAGCCGACTACATGGCCGCCATAAAAAAAGGCGCGGCCCTGAGGGCTTAA
- a CDS encoding TraB/GumN family protein: MPEEKAEIALAPSDEPTVEIDTIDKGDADIHRLSFNGKDIILIGTAHVSRKSAETVERVILNEKPDTVCVELCDSRMIAIRKPDSWREMDIVKVIREKKVFLLLSHLLLAAFQKRIAKNLDVKAGEEMLRAVITAENQGALVVPADREIRTTLSRAWRLLGYKSKFKLLLQLIGGLSEADDITAEDIEALKEKDALELLLKEMGDIMPDLRRVLIDERDLYLAEKIRTAPGEKIVAVVGAGHVPGITKNWEEPIDLAALDVMPPKGRLGAILGWGIPGAIVALIVGGFFFMGKDTGLNMAMAWALVTGVLAGIGAIAAWAHPLSILTAVVAAPVATIHPAVATGWAAGLVEAWVRKPQVKDLESISDDIMSFSGFWRNKVTRILLVVAFTNAGAMLGTLIAIPLLARMFGK, encoded by the coding sequence ATGCCCGAAGAAAAAGCCGAGATAGCACTCGCACCCTCAGACGAACCCACCGTTGAAATCGATACCATCGACAAAGGCGACGCCGACATCCATCGCCTTTCTTTCAATGGGAAAGACATCATCCTCATCGGCACGGCCCACGTGTCCAGGAAAAGCGCAGAAACCGTCGAAAGGGTGATCCTTAATGAAAAGCCCGACACCGTGTGCGTTGAGCTTTGCGACAGCCGCATGATCGCCATAAGAAAGCCCGATTCCTGGCGCGAGATGGACATCGTGAAGGTGATCCGGGAAAAGAAGGTCTTCCTGCTTTTAAGCCACCTTTTGCTTGCCGCCTTTCAAAAGCGCATAGCGAAAAACCTGGACGTGAAGGCGGGCGAGGAAATGCTCCGGGCCGTGATCACCGCAGAAAACCAGGGCGCGCTGGTGGTTCCTGCTGACAGGGAAATCCGCACCACCCTGTCCCGCGCATGGAGGCTTTTAGGCTATAAGTCGAAGTTCAAGCTCCTGCTTCAGCTCATAGGCGGGCTTTCCGAGGCCGACGACATAACCGCAGAGGACATCGAGGCCCTGAAGGAAAAGGACGCCCTGGAGCTTCTCTTGAAGGAGATGGGCGACATCATGCCGGACCTTAGGCGGGTGCTCATTGACGAGCGCGATCTTTACCTCGCAGAAAAAATCCGCACAGCCCCCGGTGAAAAGATAGTGGCGGTGGTGGGGGCGGGCCACGTGCCCGGAATAACGAAGAACTGGGAGGAGCCCATCGACCTTGCGGCGCTGGATGTCATGCCGCCCAAGGGAAGGCTGGGGGCGATTCTCGGCTGGGGAATACCCGGGGCCATAGTGGCCCTGATAGTGGGCGGGTTCTTCTTCATGGGAAAAGACACGGGCCTCAACATGGCCATGGCCTGGGCTCTTGTAACCGGCGTATTGGCGGGCATCGGGGCCATTGCGGCCTGGGCGCACCCTTTAAGCATTCTTACCGCCGTGGTGGCGGCCCCGGTGGCCACCATTCACCCGGCGGTGGCCACGGGCTGGGCTGCAGGGCTCGTGGAGGCCTGGGTCAGAAAGCCCCAGGTGAAGGACCTGGAAAGCATATCCGACGACATAATGAGCTTTTCCGGCTTCTGGCGCAACAAGGTCACAAGAATCCTTCTGGTTGTGGCCTTCACCAACGCCGGGGCCATGCTGGGAACCCTGATAGCGATACCGCTTCTGGCCCGCATGTTCGGCAAGTGA
- the mtgA gene encoding monofunctional biosynthetic peptidoglycan transglycosylase — protein MFRITRFFLFRVLPVLIVILTAYQLYIFAHIIWWRNHNPKMTSFMESRLEILQKKDTDFELRHKWVPYKDISINLKRAVVASEDAKFLDHEGFDWEGMQDAFERNIKKGRIVAGGSTISQQLSKNLFLTAGKTPWRKLEEAAITLMLEAALPKRRIFEIYLNVIEWGNGIYGAEAAARRYYGVSAKRLTVSQAALLASMVPNPRYFEKHRKAKKLLRKARIIQRRMRYADVP, from the coding sequence ATGTTCCGCATTACGAGATTTTTCCTTTTTCGCGTCCTTCCGGTGCTTATAGTAATTCTGACCGCTTACCAGCTATATATTTTCGCGCACATAATCTGGTGGCGGAACCATAATCCCAAGATGACCTCCTTCATGGAAAGCCGCCTGGAAATCCTGCAGAAAAAGGACACGGATTTCGAACTCAGGCACAAGTGGGTGCCTTACAAAGACATTTCCATAAATCTCAAGCGGGCCGTGGTGGCCAGCGAGGACGCCAAGTTCCTGGATCACGAGGGCTTTGACTGGGAGGGGATGCAGGACGCTTTCGAGAGGAACATCAAGAAGGGCCGCATCGTGGCCGGAGGCTCCACCATAAGCCAGCAGCTTTCCAAAAACCTTTTTCTCACAGCCGGAAAGACCCCCTGGCGCAAGCTGGAGGAGGCCGCGATAACGCTGATGCTGGAAGCGGCCCTGCCCAAGCGGAGGATTTTCGAGATTTACCTAAACGTCATCGAATGGGGAAACGGCATTTACGGGGCCGAGGCCGCAGCGAGGCGCTATTACGGCGTAAGCGCCAAAAGGCTGACTGTCTCCCAGGCCGCCCTTTTGGCCTCGATGGTGCCCAACCCCCGCTACTTCGAGAAACACCGCAAGGCGAAAAAACTCCTTCGCAAGGCCAGGATCATTCAGAGGAGGATGCGCTACGCCGACGTACCTTAA
- a CDS encoding SGNH/GDSL hydrolase family protein, with the protein MKRFLMVLALCGLLLISGFVPVGGQADAATRFDNLVVYGDSLSDSGNVFLLAQGQAPDPANYWQGRWSNGPVWSEDLAGLMGLSDNLILSQLITQQAPPPVFGSLFFNNAFGGAKTGAGAQMPVVDFLDQVNQAMAAQVTIPQNTLVAVWIGANDFLSADLSTQEQVAAVIGNAINNIYTGLTRLVDNMGATDIAVFDLPDLGATPRNNGTPEGAAQGRAVSQAFNDALAQALGGFAATHPGVNIYPISSFELFDKALAYPGLYGFTNTDDSALLSGKTFDNAGGYIFWDTIHPTAQTHRMLAATVYGDLFINEPNASYIMTDTGKPLGIVSMQGIVSDLDFADPYATPQTDRPSNMIYGLMDVDLTSVFGTAVFKVVLPEALPRGYSWFKLNNGKWLDFAMIYKSTAGQEGAQISKDRKSVTIVIKDNGPFDSNLAVGQVSDPLAAGLDTSYDDGGDGVCFISSLFG; encoded by the coding sequence ATGAAACGCTTCCTGATGGTTTTGGCCCTTTGCGGCCTGCTGCTTATTTCCGGCTTCGTCCCTGTCGGCGGGCAGGCCGATGCGGCGACCAGGTTCGACAACCTCGTTGTCTACGGCGACAGTCTTTCGGACTCCGGCAACGTGTTCCTTCTGGCCCAAGGCCAGGCTCCTGATCCCGCGAACTACTGGCAGGGCAGGTGGTCCAACGGCCCTGTCTGGTCCGAGGACCTGGCCGGCCTCATGGGCCTTTCCGACAATCTCATCCTGTCCCAGCTCATTACTCAGCAGGCCCCGCCGCCGGTTTTCGGCTCCCTGTTCTTCAACAACGCGTTCGGCGGAGCGAAGACCGGCGCAGGGGCACAGATGCCCGTGGTGGACTTTTTGGACCAGGTGAACCAGGCCATGGCCGCCCAGGTCACGATTCCCCAAAACACCCTTGTTGCCGTCTGGATCGGAGCCAATGACTTCCTAAGCGCCGACCTTTCCACCCAGGAGCAGGTCGCCGCAGTTATCGGAAACGCCATCAACAACATCTATACCGGTTTGACCCGGCTTGTGGACAACATGGGCGCAACGGACATTGCCGTTTTCGACCTGCCGGATTTGGGCGCAACGCCAAGGAACAACGGCACGCCGGAGGGCGCCGCCCAGGGCCGCGCAGTGTCCCAGGCCTTCAACGACGCGCTCGCCCAGGCCCTCGGCGGGTTTGCAGCAACCCATCCGGGGGTCAACATCTACCCCATAAGCTCCTTCGAGCTCTTTGACAAGGCCCTGGCCTATCCCGGCCTGTACGGCTTCACCAACACCGACGACTCCGCGCTCCTTTCCGGCAAGACCTTCGACAACGCCGGCGGCTACATCTTCTGGGACACCATCCATCCCACGGCCCAGACACACCGGATGCTTGCCGCCACGGTTTACGGCGACCTCTTCATAAACGAGCCCAATGCTTCCTACATCATGACCGACACCGGCAAGCCCCTTGGCATCGTTTCCATGCAGGGCATCGTGTCTGACCTTGATTTCGCCGATCCTTACGCGACCCCCCAAACCGACAGGCCCTCCAACATGATCTACGGGCTTATGGACGTGGACCTGACGTCCGTGTTCGGAACCGCAGTATTCAAGGTGGTCCTGCCCGAGGCCCTGCCAAGGGGTTACTCCTGGTTCAAGCTCAACAACGGCAAGTGGCTGGATTTCGCGATGATATACAAGAGTACCGCCGGGCAGGAAGGCGCCCAGATATCCAAGGACAGAAAGAGCGTTACCATCGTCATAAAGGACAACGGCCCCTTCGACTCGAACCTGGCTGTCGGCCAAGTTAGCGATCCCCTGGCGGCCGGGCTGGACACCTCCTACGACGACGGCGGTGACGGCGTCTGCTTCATCAGTTCCCTTTTCGGATAG
- a CDS encoding 3-methyl-2-oxobutanoate dehydrogenase subunit VorB, which yields MGEKILMKGNEAVAEAAIRAGCRHYFAYPITPQSELIEYMAKRMPQVGGCFLQAESEVAAINMVFGAAACGVRVMTSSSSPGISLKQEGISYMAASRLPAVIVNVQRGGPGLGNIAPMQSDYFQSTRGGGHGDYYTPVLAPSSVQEFADMASEAFRIAEKYRTPVLIFADGMLGQMMEPVVFEDEPGIAADSSEWALGCRTGNSRPNHIINSLFIDPYELKEKTEKLFEVYDVIKQNEVRYEMYNVDANPTMLAVATGTAARVVKSAIDELKDQGIEIGLVRPISLWPFPYDAIAAAARGVKKVVTVELNMGQMVEDVRLAVNGACPVEHVGKAGGVVFTPVETIKILRERFQ from the coding sequence ATGGGCGAAAAAATCCTGATGAAGGGCAACGAGGCGGTGGCCGAGGCGGCCATACGCGCAGGATGCCGCCATTATTTCGCGTATCCCATCACGCCCCAGAGCGAGCTTATCGAGTACATGGCGAAAAGGATGCCCCAGGTGGGCGGCTGTTTCCTCCAGGCCGAAAGCGAAGTGGCGGCCATCAACATGGTGTTCGGCGCCGCAGCCTGCGGAGTACGGGTAATGACCAGCTCCTCGTCCCCCGGAATCAGCCTCAAGCAGGAGGGCATTTCCTACATGGCGGCCAGCCGCCTTCCGGCCGTTATTGTGAACGTCCAGCGCGGGGGCCCCGGCCTGGGGAACATCGCCCCCATGCAGAGCGACTACTTCCAGTCCACACGGGGCGGCGGCCACGGCGATTACTACACGCCTGTTCTTGCGCCGTCATCCGTGCAGGAATTCGCGGACATGGCAAGCGAAGCCTTCCGCATCGCCGAAAAATATCGCACCCCGGTTCTCATCTTCGCGGACGGAATGCTGGGTCAGATGATGGAGCCGGTTGTTTTCGAGGACGAGCCCGGAATCGCGGCGGACAGCTCCGAGTGGGCCCTTGGCTGCCGGACCGGCAACAGCCGCCCGAATCACATCATTAACTCCCTTTTCATAGACCCCTACGAGCTGAAGGAAAAAACCGAGAAGCTCTTCGAGGTCTATGACGTGATAAAGCAAAACGAGGTCCGCTACGAGATGTACAACGTGGACGCCAATCCCACCATGCTGGCGGTGGCCACGGGCACTGCGGCCAGGGTGGTCAAAAGCGCCATTGACGAGTTGAAGGACCAGGGCATCGAAATCGGCCTCGTGCGGCCCATCTCCTTGTGGCCCTTTCCCTACGACGCCATCGCGGCGGCGGCAAGGGGCGTCAAAAAGGTCGTCACCGTGGAGCTCAACATGGGCCAGATGGTGGAGGACGTCCGCCTGGCCGTGAACGGGGCCTGCCCGGTCGAACACGTCGGAAAGGCCGGTGGCGTTGTCTTCACCCCGGTCGAGACCATAAAAATCCTGCGGGAGCGCTTCCAATGA
- a CDS encoding ferredoxin family protein: MAKMTVDEYYCKGCGLCIDACPMKILEYAPHLNEQGYHPVFCKSPEECNACTLCYVTCPDGAITIEK, encoded by the coding sequence ATGGCCAAGATGACTGTTGACGAATACTACTGCAAGGGATGCGGGCTGTGCATAGACGCCTGCCCCATGAAGATACTGGAGTATGCCCCGCATCTGAACGAGCAGGGCTACCATCCGGTGTTTTGCAAGAGCCCGGAGGAGTGCAACGCCTGCACCCTTTGCTACGTGACCTGCCCGGACGGGGCCATCACCATAGAAAAATGA